The Primulina eburnea isolate SZY01 chromosome 12, ASM2296580v1, whole genome shotgun sequence genome includes the window acacttcggaccgtccgaacatgcacgtgtccagctgctcttgacacctcatgatcggatccaccgaacccactgcggaccttccgaactcttcggtgcttccgaaccatcttcggtccgtccgatcatgactcggtcaaaattacacattaaaccttcttaatcaccattaatccgttaattacccaatttggaattcgggctactacattctcccccccttaaaacgatttcgtcctcgaaatcaagcttagaggatgaacaaaacgaaaaataacaacatcgttaccctccaaatctaaaggacaacccatcactagacgcttcgctaacaccgaatgacccatcggagtagaaacagaaagaatgacgtctacgatcgttctggtcaccccaacgacctacactcccctgactactctcatcaccaaagtggtcagccattgctacaacatagaataggggaaatggtaaaatggtccacgaaaaatcccaaaacagaatctatatcccaaaatcgtaagcatgctctgataccataaatgtagtgacccgttccagaatcacctactaggcaagaactaagcatgcaattaacctaattaacaataatcagagataacagcggaaaagtcaacaacaataccgattatacaacccaatcgaagtctagaataactcaaaataaaatacccaatacaaccatatcgaatcaaaacaataccgataaactaaaccaaccagctactcaacgtcctcctcctgctcctcctgagctgtccaacctgaggcctgccccgtgggaatgggctgtccaagaataaacaaaaccgaggacgtgagcgataagaacgcccagtacaaaagtatgagtatacagacctatatgaaatgcacatgctatgatcatgataccggggtagtcaagaaacaggagtcacaaaaggatctcaacaatgctcagtctagaggcgccaagtggatagtgccgcgcggtacacctctgggtcactgcatccactacaagacagacgtggacctaaaatgtcccggaccaccgaagccctcccgacccgtcggccactgtgtactctcggtgtccatgcgtccacaagacagggctgagcggccccaagatatagcttatctcgaaagagatacagctcaacagtaaaggctatctcgaaggagaatacggctcaacatgaaatgcaacgtgcagtaataaacgtgacataatagcatgcatcatatgacatatatcaatgcaccacataatcatgcaacacatataagaaagtatactcaaccaggatatctcggatagtactttcgtacctctatcacagcaagcctagccttacgcaacaccgctaatcaggtctagaacaagcctacgcatcaaaagcatactcaatcaatactaccatgctcgactagcaaaaccagtactccctagtactaccaaaggtttagggtttaccttcgtccgtcgacagccctttgatgtcgattgccttgaaactcaggcgccgctacgctactactcctggcagctcttggctatcgctcgaccaacaactaaccctagaaaccttccaaactctccaaaatgagagaaaactcaagaaattggcaagtcaaaaatgagaaatccgagcactatttataggccatgttcggatcctccgaacaacacttcggaacgtccgaacgctacgtgtccattggctcttgacagctcatgatcggatcctccgatcatacacttcggaccgtccgaacatgcacgtgtccagctgctcttgacacctcatgatcggatccaccgaacccactgcggaccttccgaactcttcggtgcttccgaaccatcttcggtccgtccgatcatgactcggtcaaaattacacattaaaccttcttaatcaccattaatccgttaattacccaatttggaattcgggctactacataaaCTCCGAGAAATTCAATTATTATggagtttttgttttttttaatataggTTTTTAACACAAAAACTAATGGCATTGGATTCCGATTTGGGAGTCATCAAAAGTAGCTGAAAAATAGACAGTGGCAAGCGCAAGAGGGATATATATCTGGTTGTATATATATGGCGAGGAGCGTCGAAATGAATTGTCATGTTATATATTCTTTATTGCTTTTGTGCATGATGGTGCCTCAACTGGACCTCCATTTATTTTCAGATAAGTAGAGACAAAAGGGTCATCCCTATAATCATCAATATACAAAATCAACCTCAATTTTCATCTGAACTcaattaaaaaggaaaaaaaaaacaaagattaaattatttttccagATCATAATTCGTGGTGGTAAAAAACCGCGACGCTCGTATAAAATACCCGACGATCATAATGTTCCGTGTTATTTTTCTTTGTCTTGATCAAAGAGGCAATGAAGAAACTTTTGGAGATTCTTTTTAAGTCCACTAATTGGCATTTTATGAGTTTATTTTTTGTGCTCGATTGTAAGTAGGCATAGCCGTATAGGGTTAATTAGTAGATTGAGAAAAAAtggttaaaatttttaaatggaAATGGTGTCTGTCTTTTTACACCAAGATTTGATAGATATCAGCCTAATTTTCACCAACTTTTCTGCAAAGAAAAATGAATAAAGTAAGAATGATCAAATCAATAACACGCCACTTAAATGATCTCTTGTATTGTTGTGGTTGGAATttgaatctaactcaatctcaaaaaCTAGCTTAAGGGGAGATTGTCCAagtccatatatacaactctcaggTTATTTATTCAATCGATGTTGGACAACTAAAACACCCAACCTCACGCCCAGAAATGAACATCTGGATCggagcgtgaagtttacaaatgatCCACTTATGAGTTATTCATGTGGCCTAACTATAAGCAGTCAAATACATAACGGCGGTacctgagctctgataccatgttaagattggaacttggacctaactcaaccccaaaagttagctcaaggggggaggattgtccaagtccATATATGCAACTCTCAGATTATTAATCCAACCGATGTAGGACAATTAACATGTACATGCAAATATTTGAATTTGTCAAACAACTTTTCTAATCAAAATTAATCCTTTTTTTTCTTGGTATTGTGAAAAAGCATTATATTTTAACGAATTGCAAAACCATGTAAACTCATTTAGCAGCTAAACCAGCAGACCAACTTTTTTGTTTTAATCAATTAATAGTTTCACATTTGAGTATTTAAGCATGTTGAGATCATTGATGGGTCGAAAATTTCGACGATGAGAGACATCGCAAGCCAAAAAATTTCGCGTGATACAAAACTAGAAGCcagatttttattttcttttccgAACAAACTAtgcatgaattatttatgttttccCCCCTCTCTCTTTGTTGAGAGGTGACTTCTTAGTTTCCTATGTAAGCAATTCATTTTGTTTGCGTACATGATCcgaattttatcagatttattataattaagtCTCGAACATGAGAAATCGTAGTACACTCGATACATGGGTCGATATCAACCCAAACATAAACTTGAGACATGGATGATGGATCAATGTCAACCCAAATCTCGAGCCTTGTAGACAATAAACTTTGAGGCCCAATTAGGTTTTGGTTGATGGGCTAAATGTGTTTTGGTTTGGGTCATATTTTAGGCCAGTGTAGTAAGCGCACATAAGCCGAGCGATAAATGGAGAATTATAGCTATTGTTTGTAATAATGAGTAATCATGAAAAATAATCTCAACTattataatatagtatagataacAATTCTTCACAATCTTCTCAAAAATGATGTAGCGGTATTCCTTAAAAACAACCAATGTATTTAGGggtgatcaaatttttttattaaccgcCCGAACCGCCCGAACCGAATTGCACCGCACcgtttttcataatattttataaaaaccgcgattaaaaatactaatcataaaccgcaCCGCAAACGcggttcggttatttttttTGCCAAGAACCGAACCAAACCGCACCGCCTAAACTGCTTGCCATAATATTTGGCctagaattataataatttgtaaacaacatattcaaataaagaagttATCATTCATTATATCCTAGAGTATGTCTCAtgtaagatcgtctcacggatctcaatctgtgagacgggttaacccggctcatattcacaataaaaagtcacacttttagcataaaaagtaatactttttaatggattatccaaataaagatctgtcttacaaaatacgacccgtgagaccgtctcacacaaatttttgcataTATCCTAACTctctttaaaattattattcttacaaataaacttatctttttcttaattattcttcatattagtcatttattaaagtatttttttttattacaatattttgtttgtagTCTGAAggtaaaaaaaatgataaaatagtgTAAATGCCATTTTTGTTGTGAATGTGTTGTATTGATAAATTATTAACTTAGTTTTGAATATTGATTATTGTTTAATCTATTTTGATCTTTATATGCTTtgaactatattttatatttgaaaacaatatattgttgttgtttttcaaataaattataatatatgttctaatatttttcattaaaaaaaccgTAAAACCGACCGCAACCGTATGAAACCGCTCAAAACCGCAAGGCTGATTTTTTTACGTAAAACCgcgattaatttttcaaaatactaaccgaccgcatatggcaattcggtttgaatttttttaaaaaaaccgcaaAACCGCACCGTGATCACCCCTAAATGTATTGAATTCATGTTGAATAGtcaaaaaaatctaaaataaaataagaatatgttatttattcaaaattcaaatggtAGTCATTAATCCAAACTATTTTCCTTTATGATAATTACATCTATCTATCTTGAAGTCTGTCAtagttacaaaaaaaaaaaaaatccatctATATATTAAATGTTACATTTACACTCCTTGAGGTATATaaaaagagtgggtctcatgtgagaccgtctcacggatcttaatctgtgagacatgtcaaccctacccatattcataataaaaattaatactttttaatggatgacccaaataagagattcgtatcacaaatacgaccgtgagaccgtctcacccaagtttttgtcatataaaAAATGACAAATAAATCCAATAActtcaaaaattaaaaacatactcatcaaatttgtatttttcttaCATTTTACATCCTTAAGTTTGCATGTATCTTCCATTTTTCGGAGATAAATGTAAGAGAAATACAAACCTAAGGGGGTGCATGTATTGACAAAGGGTGTCAATTTGAGTGGGTTGAGTTGGGTTGAGCAATAGtactattaaaaaattattcaacTCGAACCCAGCCCGAACCCGAGCCATCCCAAAAACTCTCAACCAGAACCCGAGCCCGAACCCGAATCAAACCGATTAAcctgattttgaattttttttagttgAACCGTGTCAGGTTGGTGGGTGGGTTGTGTCTAATTTTGACACCCCTATTGTATTGTTAAAAGCTGTCAGATTTATTTGTAACTTTTCACAATATCAAAAGagatatatttaatatttaaatagagttgtattttttgttattattagaaatctCATGGATGATAGATAGGGTTTATGCTTGAGTCCAGTAAAACAAAACAAGGAAAAAAAATCAGGACAATGGTGATCGTTAGATCTATATATCTTTAATGTAGGTTGAACTCAACCATGGTTTTGTTTGTTGACTTATTTCTTCgaaaaatacatattttcatttaaatctaacataaatcaaaatttgctAAAGATTTATCTTATTTGGTTTGGGGGTGATGTATGTTAAAATAAGAGACTTGCTTTTAAATACTTAATGACATAGTTTGATGTGTGTTCAATTCCTAGACTTGATTTTTAaagcaaaaaaaatatttctacaCTCCCTAGACCCACAGTTATTTTTTCGGATGAAACTCGATAGAAAACACTGAAAATCTAGAACATATATATGTTATTGTaaacaaattattttatatctgatacaaaatataaaattggAACAactatattaatatcaatattttctaCACTTGTTTGTGTGTTCAAACATCATATATTAGTActttatttgaaataatttatattgaaatatcatataatagtaccaaattttttaaaaaatattgtgtCAAATTTCATCCGCAAAAAACATGTCATTAATACCAAAATTTGTTATGCACATTTGAGTActcaaatatgatatattagTGTCAGATTTGAAACATTTAATACTCTAATATCATGTATAAATATCCAGATTTTCAATCTTTTGTATCGAAGAAAAAGACAGTGTCAATAATATCAAAATTTATTATACATATCTGGGTATTCATAAAGTATATATTATTACCATATCTGAAACATTTAGTACTTaagtattttatattaataagatttttcaatgttttatgCCGGATTTTCATTCGGAAAAAATGAATCATTAATACCAAAATTTGTTATACATATTTAAATACTCAgaaatcaaatatcaattccagatttaaaacatttagttatgaaatatcaaatatttgttatagatcattttcattgttttaTGCCGAATTTCGTTCGAAAAAACACATGCGGGCTCAGGGAttgcataaacatttttttgTATTAATCAGATCGGTCTGACAGAATCTAAACACACATTTAACTTTTGTGACGAAGATTTATTGATAATTTGCGCTTAAAATAATTGATAAATTTCCAATAATCTGCATTGCTAAGAGAATATAATGATGTACATAAATACCATTCAGAAAGGTAGGTTTTGTATTACCCATTTGTagttgtatatatatgtaatCTCTGCTCGTGGGAAATTCTTGTCGCCCTCTCCCGAAGCCTCTCTTTTGTTCTCAGGCGCAAGCATTCAAAGAATTCACATGCACGCTGCAGAACAATTGTCcccattaaattatttttaaaaaatttcaactTTGTGTTTAATTTTTACAATCATAATGACCAAAATTTAATCGAATCCTCTCGTTAATCGAAACCCTGCACACTTCTTTTTCTGTACACCCATGGGCGTCTGTCTACGTGGCACGCCCACAACcacacaaaattttttgttttgtttttttaaaaaaatgccgACCAATCATGCACCGCTACGTAAGCGGTGCTCATGATACCCTGCACACCAattcgtgtgtgtgtgtgtatatatatatataatgaaacTATGATGTTTAAGGTAACATATGTGCTATTCAAATAATTTGAGTTCTAATTACATAAAATACTATAATCATGGTCACATATTTAATTCTTAAAGTCGAAGCCAGATAGTTGTTGCGAGAAGGATTAAACTAGGGATTGCAATTTTCTCCACGGGTTTGGAACCCTATGGGGGAAACCCGAAACAGGGATGAGGATCACTGATTTTTTCGGGTTTGAGTTTGAGTTTGGGTTTGaggatttttttaaatctccGATGTAGTTCGGGGCGGGTATGAGATTACTATCCTCCATCATCGAACATGTctcgaaaataatatcaataataaaataatagtattaataatataataataatattattttttaaaatatcaatattaatattaatatcatcaCTAAtattaatagataataataagttttggtataaGAAAATTTCTGATTCCGTCATCGTTTTGTcatattaataattttgaaaTGGAGATGGAGATGAGGGTGAGAAGTTGGtccccgaagtttcgggtttggggattccccgaacccgaaaagcGGAGATCGGGACGAGTATGAAGGTGGGGATAGAATTCGGGGACGGGGATGACAAACCTGCCCCCGTCCTGTCCCATTGCCATCCCTAGATTAAACACTGTCGAACTATTGATTGAAACAAGACGCTACATAATTTGAGttattaacaaaaaatatatCTTTTAATAAATGATAATTTTTTCAATCAAGAttatgaattaattatattgagattatatATAAAACATTGATATATAGACAGGGTGTATACTATTATAACAAACATATCTTTCTTTCCCATAGCTCCTCCATAAGCTACTCGACAACGACTTGTTTTTGTCTAATATCTTTATTTACCTTCAATTATTCAAGAAGCTTGAAGTAAAATTGTGATGAGATTACCGCATTAGTCAAGAAAATTGTCTATTTTTGCTACCCTATTCGATCTATTAACCTATACAAAGATATTAGTAGTACTCAAACAAGTGGTAATTGATGGCGTGCAGAAACGTTCCCATCACCATATTCCATTACTGATCATCAGCTCGCAGACTCTGAAATGCTTTGCAACGATGGCCGCCACGATTTGGGCCGTCCCGCGGTTGAGTTTGCCGTCCTCGGCCGGTGTCTGTCCAGTCTTTTGCCCTGTGTCTGCTTTTATATGTGGCTTTCATTAGTTTCTTTCAAAGATTAACAAATAGTATATATGGATTTGAGTTGTTGATTTCAGAACAAGATATGATTCAGATAATAgcttataatttaatatttgaaCTTAATTAAACGGTTACATATTAATATTTAATCATGTATTTAGATCTGATCGTCCTGTCAGATTGTAGGCCACAAGTGCTGACACAAAAATTCGTATATTGCCAACTTTGTTTTTGCCTCTAAAATTTTGCGATTTCATGAAACAGAATCGATTAAAATCCAAAATAGCAAAGGACTACCTGATTATCATTCTTATCCAGGCCCGAGTTTTCCGCTAGAATCTCAGGACCGGTGCTGTCAACCAGCATGTTTTCACCGGAATCCGACTGGTTTTTCTTCATCTTTGCATGCTTCTTCGCTCTAAGCACTTTCATAACCTCTGCAACAAATCACCAAGAAATcgatatccaaatctcatctaTGCAAAACATAGCATAAACCATCACCATAACATGGCTTGGAAAAACGGACCTTGAGTGGTGACAAGGCGATAAGCCCGGCCAAGAACCAGAGAGTCGCTCGGCCGGAGAAGTTTCACTCGAGTGAACCTCACGGTCCTGTCTCCGTCACCGGAGCTCTCGTCGCCCGAGGCCGGCAACGGAATTATGAGAGATACATAATGGCCCGGATTCATTTTCATAACCTCATTTGCGGTAATCTGCCAATACATCCTCTCAAGCTTTCCATTTGGATGCTGTATCACCAGTGCTGCTGCATCAACTGCTTGGCAATTTCCCATCTTTTCTTTTTCGTCTGataaatgaaaaatttatttagtACAGATTCAACAATGTTCCGGCAAGAAGATGAAGGAGATAGATATGGGAATTAGACACAAGAAAGAAAGGAGAGTACCCACACCAACCATGCAGTAAAATATAGTGTTTCCTCATTAGAAATATGCTTGATAACGACATTATTTGGCTAATAATTCTTTAGTTGTGGTGTATATActttaattaatatatgaaatattcaaaattataatttattttcctTTTTCTCCTCGTTAGCATAATATttcttggcaaaaacttatgtgagacggtctcacggatcgtatttgtgagacggatatcttatttgggtcatctatgaaaacgtATTATTTCTTaggctaagagtattactttttattgtgaatatgagtagggttgacccgtctcacatattaagatccgtgagacgatctcacatgagacttactcatatttttttattaacattCTAAAAAAATTGTTATATTTGCAGAGCCACTTTgacttttataattttaattttggaTAATAATTTCAATCATAATAACACATATATGATTATTATatttggatgtgatgaaatatagaaaaatttcaCATTTAATAAATGAGTGATCTAATAGATATTCATATAAATGTACACGATGAGTATGcaatatatcaaaactatatgtATAATATATAACTCTTTGATAGAATAAATATGAagtattatgtttttttttaaaaaaaaaactgtgaAAACGTGATATTTCctatttagttttttttattaaattttatttgtaaTTTAAAATTACGTTTTTTTAATATGAAAATTGTTGTGTCGTCGGTTCGGATTTTCGAGGATTGTTATTTAGAAAACATCATATTTCGTGTTAAGATTAATTTTGCAAACAatctgattttttatttttattaattttttgagGCGGCATTTTGTTGCTGAAATTCTGGTGGCAGTGCCACGTGGCTTGCCGTCAAAAGCTACGATCTTGGAGGGTTGTGTTGTCACGATCATCTGTGAATTAATACATTGTTCTCTGAAGAGACGGCAATTAATTAAGGAaaatacttaattaattaattaattttaaaaattaaatttcatgTTGCAATCTTTGcttttttttatatgttgttattattattattattattattttcctaATAAAGTGAATCAGTCTAAACATCTGTGCAGGCCATGAACAAATAGAATATATAGTATCATTAATTATGGGGtccatcaatttttttaatagtcACGGTCTCACATATTTTTATCTTTGAGACaaatcaaccctatcgatattcacaataaaaagtaaatttattagcataaaaaataatacttatcatggatgacccaaataagatattcgtctcacaaaatacgacccgtgagaccgtctcatacgaggtttttcctttatttgtttttttttttttttgaattttaaagaTTATGGAAATATGAATATCTTAACTATGTGCTACTTACTATGTCTCATACATATaggtttatatatatttttacacAGATCAACTTAAGAAAATTATTGGAAAGTAaagtttattaaaaaaaataattttactattatttaactagtgttTTAATaggttaaaaaatattattgtaaGCAGTTCATGTATTTAATGAGATGGGTAGATTGAtaaaagaaatgagggaaaaaaATACTAAACATTAGAAATTTAATATATACTTTGTCcatatgaaaaatataatacagtttctttatatgtgagacgaatcaaatatttaaaactGAAAACGCGAAATTCTTGGATCGAAAATATTCGGCTTTCGTCAAATAATTCATTAGGTTTTGTCTACGACAAGTAGAAGATATTTGATCTAAAGTAAAGGAAACCCTAGCTAGTTGTAACTATGAAGAAATTCTTGAATTAATGTCTACGAGAACAATTTACAATTAAATGACAGTCAAATCAACATTGTAAAGACATGTGACATGTTGGGATATTAGTTCCAAAACATTAAATGATGAAATGGACTACTTCATTTTCATTAAGTTATGAGAATATGGgctaaattataaaattatttttttatat containing:
- the LOC140807343 gene encoding uncharacterized protein isoform X3; this encodes MGNCQAVDAAALVIQHPNGKLERMYWQITANEVMKMNPGHYVSLIIPLPASGDESSGDGDRTVRFTRVKLLRPSDSLVLGRAYRLVTTQEVMKVLRAKKHAKMKKNQSDSGENMLVDSTGPEILAENSGLDKNDNQVGKRLDRHRPRTANSTAGRPKSWRPSLQSISESAS
- the LOC140807343 gene encoding uncharacterized protein isoform X1, with amino-acid sequence MGNCQAVDAAALVIQHPNGKLERMYWQITANEVMKMNPGHYVSLIIPLPASGDESSGDGDRTVRFTRVKLLRPSDSLVLGRAYRLVTTQEVMKVLRAKKHAKMKKNQSDSGENMLVDSTGPEILAENSGLDKNDNQVTQGKRLDRHRPRTANSTAGRPKSWRPSLQSISESAS
- the LOC140807343 gene encoding uncharacterized protein isoform X4, which encodes MGNCQAVDAAALVIQHPNGKLERMYWQITANEVMKMNPGHYVSLIIPLPASGDESSGDGDRTVRFTRVKLLRPSDSLVLGRAYRLVTTQEVMKVLRAKKHAKMKKNQSDSGENMLVDSTGPEILAENSGLDKNDNQGKRLDRHRPRTANSTAGRPKSWRPSLQSISESAS
- the LOC140807343 gene encoding uncharacterized protein isoform X2; translation: MGNCQAVDAAALVIQHPNGKLERMYWQITANEVMKMNPGHYVSLIIPLPASGDESSGDGDRTVRFTRVKLLRPSDSLVLGRAYRLVTTQEVMKVLRAKKHAKMKKNQSDSGENMLVDSTGPEILAENSGLDKNDNQTQGKRLDRHRPRTANSTAGRPKSWRPSLQSISESAS